One region of Bosea sp. 29B genomic DNA includes:
- a CDS encoding AMP-binding protein, whose product MSASELPSDFFGCADTLPEALARAVRLAGQEEAVVCNGERISYAALAARVDTVAAALAAHGVGKGDHVGICLGNSIPWIVLFHAIARLGAVTVPVNTRLKAEEIAYTLRQSDVSLLFMTDRLLKIDFVEILRQICPAVDTKLPDTALPKLTRVIVLGEAVPAGATSFASFLSTGAGQSIPAPVPTADDPLLIQYTSGTTSFPKGAVLTHRNMTWDAYSAGRFFGLRSGERYFSPRPFFHVAGSTLAVIASLQHLACLVSCERYEPGDALRMMEEERCTLMSGNDTIFLMLLDHPDLPQRKLSLRGGWAAATPSVMERIARQLGAIEMAVCYGQSEASPNICTAAWWDPLADRIAGWMRIHPGVEVEIRATEDGPEPGPGEVGEIYARGWNVMQGYYAKPEETRAVLSEDGWLRTGDLGRLSPDGRLAFVGRAKDIIRVGGENVASADIENVLHRHPGIQQAQVVGVPDKRLIEVPAAFVILASGTSLAPDEIIAWSKEHLAGFKVPRYVEIVESFDQIGMTASSKVQKNKLAAHARQLFGLEAVA is encoded by the coding sequence ATGAGCGCCAGCGAGCTGCCATCCGATTTCTTCGGCTGCGCCGACACTTTGCCGGAAGCCCTGGCGCGGGCCGTGCGTCTGGCCGGCCAGGAGGAGGCCGTCGTCTGCAATGGCGAGCGCATCAGCTATGCCGCCCTCGCCGCCCGGGTGGACACGGTCGCCGCCGCGCTCGCCGCCCACGGCGTCGGCAAGGGTGACCATGTCGGCATCTGCCTCGGCAACAGCATTCCCTGGATCGTGCTGTTCCACGCCATCGCCCGGCTCGGCGCCGTCACCGTGCCGGTCAACACCAGGCTGAAGGCGGAGGAGATCGCCTACACCCTGCGCCAATCGGACGTCTCGCTGCTGTTCATGACCGACCGGCTGCTCAAGATCGATTTCGTCGAGATTCTCAGGCAGATCTGCCCGGCGGTCGATACAAAACTGCCAGATACGGCCCTGCCCAAGCTGACCCGGGTCATCGTGCTCGGTGAGGCCGTTCCGGCAGGCGCAACTAGCTTCGCAAGCTTCCTCAGCACCGGCGCCGGCCAGTCGATACCGGCCCCCGTTCCGACAGCCGATGACCCGCTGCTGATCCAGTACACTTCCGGCACCACCTCCTTCCCGAAGGGGGCGGTGCTGACCCATCGCAACATGACGTGGGATGCCTATTCCGCCGGCCGCTTCTTCGGCCTGCGCTCGGGCGAGCGCTATTTCAGCCCGCGCCCTTTCTTCCACGTCGCCGGCAGCACGCTCGCCGTGATCGCCTCGCTGCAGCATCTCGCCTGCCTCGTCAGCTGCGAGCGCTACGAGCCGGGCGACGCCTTGCGCATGATGGAGGAAGAGCGCTGCACGCTGATGTCCGGTAACGACACCATCTTCCTGATGCTGCTCGACCATCCCGATCTGCCCCAGCGCAAGCTCTCCCTGCGTGGCGGCTGGGCGGCGGCGACGCCCTCGGTGATGGAGCGCATCGCACGCCAGCTCGGCGCGATCGAAATGGCGGTCTGCTACGGCCAGTCGGAAGCCTCGCCGAACATCTGCACCGCCGCCTGGTGGGACCCGCTCGCCGACCGGATCGCCGGCTGGATGCGCATCCATCCCGGCGTCGAGGTCGAGATCCGGGCGACCGAGGACGGCCCCGAGCCCGGTCCCGGCGAGGTCGGCGAGATCTATGCGCGCGGCTGGAATGTGATGCAGGGCTATTACGCCAAGCCCGAGGAGACCCGCGCGGTCCTCAGCGAGGACGGTTGGCTGCGCACCGGCGATCTCGGCCGCCTCTCGCCCGATGGCCGGCTTGCCTTCGTCGGCCGAGCCAAGGACATCATCCGGGTCGGCGGCGAGAACGTCGCCTCGGCCGATATCGAGAACGTGCTGCACCGCCACCCCGGCATCCAGCAGGCGCAAGTCGTCGGCGTGCCGGACAAGCGCCTGATCGAGGTGCCCGCCGCCTTCGTGATCCTGGCGAGCGGCACCTCGCTCGCACCCGACGAGATCATCGCCTGGAGCAAGGAGCACCTCGCCGGCTTCAAGGTGCCGCGCTATGTCGAGATCGTCGAGAGCTTCGACCAGATCGGCATGACCGCCAGCTCCAAGGTCCAGAAGAACAAGCTCGCCGCCCATGCGCGCCAGCTCTTCGGCCTCGAGGCGGTGGCATGA
- a CDS encoding NAD-dependent succinate-semialdehyde dehydrogenase, which produces MMLDKPLLIAGSWRAPSGSRTGDVVDPATGAVIGKLGFAEAADIDAALEAARRGFATWRAMTALERARILHRAAALVRERAEVMAQHMTREQGKPLAEARGEAATAPEHIEWYAEEGRRAYGRVIPSRIPGARQIVVKEPVGPVAAFSPWNFPLAQLVRKIAGALAAGCSIIAKPPEEAPSACIELAKCFQEAGLPEGALNILFGVPAEISERLIASPVIRKVSFTGSVPVGKHLGALAGAQAKRATMELGGHAPFIVCDDVDLDAVVKLGVGLKFRNAGQVCASPTRFYVQDAVYDGFRAAFTEAAKAVKVGPGAAEGTQMGPLANARRLDALQDFVADAVQHGARLETGGHRIGNEGFLFEPTVLSDVPDSARIMRDEPFGPVAALVRVGSVDEAIERSNALPFGLAAFAFTRSTRRAAQFADGLESGMVSINHFGLAAAETPFGGIKDSGYGSEGGTEGLEAYLSTKFVSQVGA; this is translated from the coding sequence ATCATGCTCGACAAGCCCCTTCTCATCGCCGGCAGCTGGCGCGCACCATCCGGGTCCCGCACCGGCGACGTCGTTGATCCCGCCACCGGCGCGGTCATCGGCAAGCTCGGCTTCGCCGAGGCGGCCGATATCGACGCCGCCCTGGAGGCTGCACGCAGGGGCTTCGCCACCTGGCGCGCCATGACTGCGCTCGAACGCGCGCGCATCCTGCATCGCGCCGCCGCTTTGGTGCGCGAGCGCGCCGAGGTGATGGCTCAGCATATGACCCGCGAGCAGGGCAAACCGCTGGCCGAGGCGCGCGGCGAAGCCGCCACGGCGCCGGAGCATATCGAATGGTATGCCGAGGAAGGCCGGCGCGCCTATGGCCGGGTGATCCCCTCGCGCATTCCCGGCGCACGCCAGATCGTGGTCAAGGAGCCGGTCGGCCCGGTCGCGGCCTTCAGCCCCTGGAATTTCCCGCTCGCCCAGCTCGTCCGCAAGATCGCCGGAGCCTTGGCCGCCGGCTGCTCGATCATCGCCAAGCCGCCGGAAGAGGCCCCCTCGGCCTGCATCGAGCTCGCCAAATGCTTCCAGGAGGCCGGCCTGCCGGAGGGCGCGCTCAACATCCTGTTCGGCGTGCCGGCGGAGATTTCCGAACGGCTGATCGCCTCACCGGTGATCCGCAAGGTCTCGTTCACCGGCTCGGTGCCGGTCGGCAAGCATCTCGGCGCTCTGGCGGGCGCGCAGGCGAAGCGCGCCACCATGGAGCTCGGCGGCCACGCCCCCTTCATCGTCTGCGACGACGTCGATCTCGATGCGGTGGTGAAGCTCGGCGTCGGCCTGAAATTCCGCAATGCCGGCCAGGTCTGCGCCTCGCCGACGCGCTTTTATGTGCAGGATGCCGTCTATGACGGCTTCCGTGCCGCGTTCACGGAAGCTGCCAAGGCCGTCAAGGTCGGCCCCGGCGCGGCCGAGGGCACGCAAATGGGCCCGCTCGCCAACGCCCGCAGGCTCGATGCGCTGCAGGACTTCGTCGCCGACGCCGTCCAGCACGGCGCCAGGCTCGAAACCGGCGGCCACCGGATCGGCAATGAGGGCTTCCTCTTCGAGCCGACCGTGCTGTCCGACGTGCCCGACAGCGCGAGGATCATGCGCGATGAACCCTTCGGGCCGGTGGCGGCACTGGTGCGAGTCGGCTCGGTCGACGAGGCGATCGAGCGCTCCAACGCGCTGCCCTTCGGCCTCGCCGCCTTCGCCTTCACCCGCTCGACCCGGCGCGCCGCGCAATTCGCCGATGGGCTCGAGAGCGGCATGGTCTCGATCAACCATTTCGGCCTCGCCGCGGCCGAGACCCCGTTCGGCGGAATCAAGGATTCCGGCTACGGCAGCGAAGGCGGCACGGAGGGGCTCGAAGCCTACCTCTCGACCAAGTTCGTCAGTCAGGTCGGCGCCTGA
- a CDS encoding CoA transferase gives MRPLDGITIVDFSRVLAGPMATMILAEMGARVIKVERPGTGDESRQWEPRVGEESAYFFAFNRGKESIVLDLKTPAGRAAAKTLALQADVVLENFLPGQMDKMGLGYVELAKEKPGLVYVSNTGFGQSGPYRDRVGYDTIFQALSGVMALTGHPDGPPAKVGVPMADLTAGLWNAVAILTGLVGRASSGKGCHVDLSMLDTQISLLTIAAARLFALGEDPQRTGTEHPGRVPSAAFACARDEWLHISGSDQHWQAICSVLGLDELAADTALARNAERVKQRERVMAAMRDALAGRKRADVAEALRAAGVPAGEVNTVAQALADPHVQARGIVAEFRHPTAGAFPALRNPLRFTGYDAPSLGTPPLHGADNAALAAEFGLKEIGA, from the coding sequence ATGAGACCGCTCGACGGCATCACCATCGTCGACTTCTCGCGCGTCCTCGCCGGGCCGATGGCGACGATGATCCTGGCCGAGATGGGCGCGAGGGTCATCAAGGTAGAGCGGCCCGGCACAGGCGACGAATCCCGGCAATGGGAACCGCGCGTCGGCGAGGAAAGCGCCTATTTCTTCGCCTTCAACCGCGGCAAGGAATCGATCGTCCTCGACCTGAAGACGCCGGCTGGCCGCGCCGCGGCGAAAACGCTCGCGCTCCAGGCCGACGTCGTCCTCGAGAACTTCCTGCCCGGCCAGATGGACAAGATGGGGCTGGGCTATGTCGAGCTCGCAAAGGAGAAGCCCGGGCTCGTCTACGTCTCCAATACCGGCTTCGGCCAGAGCGGTCCCTATCGCGACCGCGTCGGCTACGACACCATCTTCCAGGCATTGAGCGGCGTGATGGCGCTGACCGGCCATCCCGATGGCCCGCCCGCCAAGGTCGGCGTGCCAATGGCCGACCTGACGGCCGGGCTCTGGAATGCCGTCGCCATCCTGACCGGGCTGGTCGGCCGTGCCAGCAGCGGCAAGGGCTGCCATGTCGATCTCTCGATGCTCGACACCCAGATCAGCCTGCTGACCATCGCGGCGGCGCGCCTCTTCGCCCTCGGCGAGGACCCACAGCGCACCGGCACCGAGCACCCCGGCCGCGTTCCCTCCGCTGCCTTCGCCTGCGCCAGGGACGAGTGGCTGCATATCAGCGGCAGCGACCAGCACTGGCAGGCGATCTGCTCGGTGCTCGGCCTCGACGAACTCGCCGCCGACACCGCGCTCGCCCGCAATGCCGAGCGGGTGAAACAGCGCGAGCGCGTGATGGCGGCGATGCGCGACGCCTTGGCCGGGCGCAAGCGCGCCGATGTCGCCGAGGCCCTGCGAGCGGCCGGCGTGCCCGCCGGCGAGGTCAACACGGTCGCGCAGGCGCTGGCTGATCCGCATGTGCAGGCGCGCGGCATAGTGGCGGAGTTTCGGCATCCGACGGCCGGCGCCTTCCCGGCATTGCGCAACCCGCTGCGCTTCACCGGCTATGACGCTCCCTCCCTCGGCACGCCACCGCTGCACGGCGCCGACAACGCTGCCCTCGCCGCCGAATTCGGCCTGAAGGAGATCGGCGCATGA
- a CDS encoding enoyl-CoA hydratase/isomerase family protein, which produces MSQSPLSGMAFERLAVAADGPILRVTLNRPEARNALDLTMCRELRAVFEAIEADPAIRIVRVDGAGPVFCAGADLKERKGKDEIWVRQRRLASFAAYDAIERSSKAVVCVVDGPIVGSGGEIAMACDFIIASERTSFTFPEAHWGTVGATQRLQRVVGKRLAKELLFTARRWPVEEALAAGLVNRIVKPDALETTVAELLAEIAKAPALALTLAKQSIELGEKTDLATGIRIELAAIERALADTEWRKGLEAFAERDAQGKNS; this is translated from the coding sequence ATGAGCCAGAGCCCCTTATCCGGAATGGCGTTCGAGCGCCTGGCGGTCGCCGCCGACGGACCGATCCTGCGGGTGACGCTGAACCGCCCGGAGGCGCGCAATGCGCTCGACCTGACGATGTGCCGCGAATTGCGGGCCGTGTTCGAGGCGATCGAGGCCGATCCGGCGATCCGCATCGTCCGTGTCGATGGCGCCGGCCCGGTCTTCTGCGCCGGGGCGGACCTCAAGGAGCGCAAGGGCAAGGACGAGATCTGGGTGCGGCAACGCCGGCTCGCCTCCTTCGCCGCCTATGACGCGATCGAACGCTCCAGCAAGGCCGTGGTCTGCGTCGTCGATGGGCCGATCGTCGGCTCCGGCGGCGAGATCGCCATGGCCTGCGACTTCATCATCGCCTCCGAGCGCACCAGCTTCACCTTCCCCGAAGCGCATTGGGGCACGGTCGGTGCGACGCAGCGCCTCCAGCGCGTCGTCGGCAAAAGGCTGGCCAAAGAGCTGCTCTTCACCGCACGGCGCTGGCCGGTCGAAGAGGCGCTGGCCGCCGGCCTCGTCAACCGCATCGTCAAGCCGGACGCGCTCGAAACGACCGTCGCCGAGCTGCTCGCTGAGATCGCCAAGGCGCCGGCGCTGGCGCTGACCCTGGCCAAGCAGTCGATCGAGCTCGGCGAGAAGACCGATCTCGCCACCGGCATCCGCATCGAGCTCGCCGCGATCGAGCGCGCGCTCGCCGACACCGAATGGCGCAAGGGCCTGGAGGCCTTCGCCGAACGCGACGCACAGGGAAAGAACTCATGA
- a CDS encoding enoyl-CoA hydratase/isomerase family protein: MSQAPAPLLVETRGAVRILTMNRPDKLNALDTALTQALFDALLAAQADEAIRAVVLAGAGRGFCAGADLKEFADLTPANQKAVVARADLTTRLHMLLPGLSKPIVAAVQGVAVGGGAGTAIGCDMVVAGSDLKFGYPELRHSIVPAIVMTSLQRAVGRKLAFELVSTGRMVGAEEALRLGFVNKVVAPEDVLAEAIAIAEGWAKVKPVAMEATKRLFYRVAELPFEAAMAAGRDINALMRSFRDGDSA, translated from the coding sequence ATGTCCCAAGCCCCTGCTCCGCTGCTCGTCGAGACCCGCGGCGCCGTCCGCATCCTGACGATGAACCGGCCCGACAAGCTCAACGCCCTCGACACGGCGCTGACACAGGCGCTTTTCGACGCGCTCCTTGCGGCGCAGGCGGACGAGGCGATCCGGGCGGTCGTCCTGGCCGGTGCCGGGCGCGGCTTCTGCGCCGGCGCCGACCTCAAGGAATTCGCCGACCTCACCCCGGCCAACCAGAAGGCCGTGGTCGCCCGCGCCGATCTGACGACGCGGCTGCATATGCTGCTGCCGGGCCTGTCGAAGCCGATCGTCGCCGCGGTGCAGGGCGTCGCGGTCGGCGGCGGCGCCGGAACTGCAATCGGCTGCGACATGGTCGTCGCCGGCAGCGACCTGAAGTTCGGCTATCCCGAGCTGCGCCACAGCATCGTCCCAGCCATCGTGATGACGAGCCTGCAACGCGCCGTCGGCCGCAAGCTCGCCTTCGAACTGGTCAGCACCGGCCGGATGGTCGGCGCCGAGGAGGCGCTGCGGCTCGGCTTCGTCAACAAGGTCGTAGCGCCGGAAGACGTGCTGGCCGAAGCCATCGCCATCGCCGAGGGTTGGGCCAAGGTGAAGCCGGTCGCGATGGAGGCGACCAAGCGATTGTTCTACCGCGTCGCCGAATTGCCCTTCGAGGCGGCGATGGCGGCCGGACGCGACATCAATGCGCTGATGCGCAGCTTCCGCGACGGGGACAGCGCATGA
- a CDS encoding hydroxymethylglutaryl-CoA lyase gives MTDAVVICECFARDGLQHEPVFLPSEQKIALIDAFTAVGFQRIEATSYSNPKVVPAFADASDVLAGIRRKDGVFYKATCPNPRAVARAIADSQAGYGPNEISLLVSATEAHSERNLKSSRAGQWANVEAMVAAAQGRFRLIGTISVAFGCPFEGRVDAATVIADAARFAALGVRHVTLGDTTGLATPHTAKALFQAVAAAVPELTLIAHFHNTRGTGLANCFAAYEAGVRNFDSAFGGIGGHPAQLVYGGGFTGNVATEDLVNMLEAMGVSTGLNLTALIETAHRCEEVLGRQLHSMVARSGLGLVA, from the coding sequence ATGACCGATGCGGTTGTCATCTGCGAATGCTTTGCCCGCGACGGGCTGCAGCATGAGCCTGTCTTCCTGCCGAGCGAGCAGAAGATCGCGCTGATCGACGCCTTCACCGCCGTCGGCTTCCAGCGGATCGAGGCGACCTCCTATTCCAATCCCAAGGTGGTGCCGGCTTTCGCTGACGCGAGCGACGTCCTCGCCGGCATCCGGCGCAAGGACGGGGTCTTCTACAAGGCGACCTGCCCCAATCCGCGCGCTGTCGCCCGCGCCATCGCCGATTCGCAAGCCGGCTACGGACCAAATGAAATCAGCCTGCTGGTCTCGGCGACCGAGGCGCATAGCGAGCGCAATCTCAAGAGCTCGCGAGCTGGGCAATGGGCCAATGTCGAGGCGATGGTCGCCGCCGCGCAGGGCCGTTTTCGCCTGATCGGCACGATCTCGGTCGCCTTCGGCTGTCCGTTCGAGGGTCGGGTCGATGCCGCGACCGTCATCGCCGACGCCGCCAGGTTCGCAGCGCTCGGAGTCCGCCACGTCACGCTCGGCGACACCACCGGCCTCGCCACGCCGCACACCGCCAAGGCCCTGTTCCAGGCCGTCGCCGCGGCCGTGCCGGAGCTGACGCTGATCGCGCATTTCCACAACACCCGCGGCACCGGCCTCGCCAATTGCTTCGCCGCTTACGAGGCCGGCGTCCGCAATTTCGACAGTGCCTTTGGCGGCATCGGCGGCCATCCGGCCCAGCTCGTCTATGGCGGCGGCTTCACCGGCAATGTCGCGACCGAGGACCTCGTCAACATGCTCGAGGCGATGGGCGTTTCGACCGGACTCAACCTCACCGCCCTGATCGAGACCGCGCATCGCTGCGAGGAAGTGCTCGGTCGCCAGCTCCATTCGATGGTCGCCCGCTCCGGGCTCGGCCTCGTCGCCTGA
- a CDS encoding alpha/beta hydrolase gives MNAALPPSRSRHEALVDVGGGVRLWVWDTGGDGPAIVLLHASAGSGECWDLQWPVFAEAGYRVIGYSRRGHFGSDDGDPATTTPASTDLLRLVDTLGLERFHLIGTAAGGMVATDFAVSYPQRLLGFVISSSIVGLVDDDYQAMLQRLLPPEFEQLPHDFRELGPSYRAQCPEGVAHWNAKLARSGVDRVPLRFANRVRWADLQRFDFPVLVLTGDADLYAPPANARLIASRIPSARLAILPGSGHSPWWEVPELYNREILNFLG, from the coding sequence ATGAACGCCGCCCTGCCCCCGAGCCGTTCGCGGCACGAAGCCTTGGTCGATGTCGGCGGCGGCGTGAGGCTATGGGTCTGGGATACGGGCGGCGACGGCCCGGCCATCGTGCTGCTGCATGCCTCAGCCGGCAGCGGCGAATGCTGGGACCTGCAATGGCCGGTCTTCGCGGAGGCCGGCTACCGCGTCATCGGCTATTCCCGGCGTGGACATTTCGGTTCCGACGATGGCGATCCGGCCACGACGACACCAGCCTCGACCGACCTGCTGCGGCTGGTCGATACGCTCGGACTCGAGCGCTTTCACCTGATCGGCACCGCCGCCGGCGGCATGGTCGCGACCGATTTCGCGGTCTCTTATCCGCAGCGCCTGCTCGGCTTCGTCATCTCCAGCAGCATCGTCGGGCTGGTGGACGACGATTATCAGGCGATGTTGCAGCGGCTGCTCCCGCCGGAGTTCGAGCAGCTCCCGCATGATTTCCGCGAGCTCGGCCCGTCCTACCGGGCGCAATGCCCGGAAGGTGTCGCGCACTGGAACGCCAAGCTGGCGCGCTCCGGTGTCGACCGCGTTCCCCTGCGCTTCGCCAACCGCGTCCGCTGGGCCGACCTGCAGCGCTTCGACTTCCCCGTCCTCGTCTTGACCGGTGATGCCGATCTCTACGCACCGCCTGCCAATGCCCGCCTGATTGCCAGCCGAATCCCCAGCGCGCGCCTCGCCATCCTGCCGGGCTCCGGCCATTCGCCCTGGTGGGAGGTGCCGGAGCTCTACAACCGCGAGATCCTGAATTTTCTCGGCTAG
- a CDS encoding tripartite tricarboxylate transporter substrate binding protein, translated as MDRRRFMATAGAAMLAPRSAGAQGYPIRPIRLIVTFAAGGPADLFARALASGMSARLGQQVVIDNRPGGAAGLPAIDAIAKAAPDGYQIALAGAAALSTVPFMVPKMPFDWETSLTPLTLVSRVPEVITTNAKLGLKSLADLVAYAKKNPGKVNFGSAGLGSITHLASELFKAEAGVDITHVPYRGAAPAVNDLIAGHIDMVTADIPVLLPQIQAGNVNALAVTTEKRIKALPDVPTTAEVGFPKVVSDNWYGLVGPAGMPAEVSGRIHAAALATLRSEELLRQFESQEAISSPTSPDEFVAFIKAERAKWGPLIASIGVKLE; from the coding sequence ATGGACAGGCGCAGATTCATGGCGACGGCCGGGGCAGCGATGCTGGCGCCGCGCAGTGCTGGCGCGCAGGGCTATCCGATCAGGCCGATCCGCCTGATCGTCACCTTCGCCGCCGGCGGCCCTGCCGATCTCTTCGCCCGCGCGCTCGCCAGCGGCATGAGCGCCCGGCTTGGCCAGCAGGTGGTCATCGACAACCGCCCCGGCGGCGCCGCGGGCTTGCCGGCCATCGACGCGATCGCCAAGGCCGCGCCGGACGGCTACCAGATCGCTCTTGCCGGCGCGGCCGCGCTCTCGACCGTGCCGTTCATGGTCCCGAAGATGCCGTTCGATTGGGAAACGAGCCTGACGCCACTCACTTTGGTGTCGCGCGTTCCCGAGGTCATCACCACCAACGCCAAGCTCGGTCTGAAGAGCCTCGCCGACCTCGTCGCCTACGCGAAGAAGAACCCGGGCAAGGTCAATTTCGGCTCGGCCGGGCTCGGTAGCATCACCCATCTCGCCAGCGAGCTGTTCAAGGCGGAGGCGGGGGTCGACATCACCCACGTGCCCTATCGCGGCGCGGCACCGGCCGTGAACGACCTGATCGCCGGCCATATCGACATGGTCACGGCCGATATCCCGGTCCTGCTGCCACAGATTCAGGCCGGCAACGTCAATGCCCTGGCGGTCACCACCGAGAAGCGGATCAAGGCCCTGCCGGATGTTCCCACCACCGCCGAAGTCGGCTTTCCAAAAGTCGTCTCCGACAACTGGTACGGGCTCGTCGGTCCGGCCGGGATGCCGGCCGAGGTCTCCGGCAGGATCCACGCCGCCGCCCTGGCGACGCTGCGCTCGGAGGAGCTGCTCAGGCAGTTCGAGAGCCAGGAAGCGATCTCCTCACCGACCTCCCCGGACGAGTTCGTCGCCTTCATCAAGGCCGAGCGGGCGAAATGGGGACCGCTGATCGCCTCGATCGGCGTCAAGCTCGAATAG
- a CDS encoding nitronate monooxygenase family protein — MNTRIESLRIETRFTRLVGIDLPIVQAGMSWASSCAALPAAVSGAGGLGVIAAGPMRRDDLKAAIADVRAETDRPFAVNVPLYRKEVDDILALLVDERVPVIIASQGGPDRYLDRFKAIGTLCLHVVASEVHAAKAAAKGVDGLVVVGGEAGGHPPPELVSTLVICRAVAKAVPELPIVLGGGIADGHGLAAALALGADAVQLGTRFMATPEARLHDDYRRRVVGAAVSDTIVVGRGFGMIRVLRNRFAEAMAAAERAGRPDEERRELFQRSSLKLAAFDGDIEDGKVEAGQSAGLVDDIVPAGELVARIAGEYQATLARLPAAQAIREPALQPS; from the coding sequence ATGAACACGCGTATCGAGAGCCTGCGCATCGAGACACGCTTCACGCGGCTGGTCGGCATTGACCTGCCGATCGTGCAGGCCGGGATGAGCTGGGCCTCCTCCTGCGCGGCGCTGCCGGCGGCGGTATCCGGCGCGGGCGGTCTCGGCGTCATCGCCGCCGGGCCGATGCGGCGCGACGACCTCAAGGCGGCGATCGCCGATGTGCGTGCCGAGACGGACCGGCCCTTTGCCGTCAACGTCCCGCTCTACCGCAAGGAGGTCGACGACATCCTCGCTCTGCTGGTCGACGAGCGCGTCCCGGTCATCATCGCCTCGCAGGGCGGGCCGGACCGCTATCTCGATCGCTTCAAGGCGATCGGCACGCTCTGCCTGCATGTCGTCGCCTCCGAGGTCCATGCCGCCAAGGCGGCGGCCAAGGGCGTCGACGGCCTCGTCGTGGTCGGCGGCGAGGCGGGTGGCCACCCGCCGCCAGAGCTGGTCTCGACGCTGGTGATTTGCCGCGCTGTGGCGAAGGCCGTTCCCGAGCTGCCGATCGTACTGGGCGGCGGCATCGCCGATGGCCACGGCCTCGCAGCGGCGCTTGCCCTTGGCGCCGACGCCGTGCAGCTCGGCACCCGCTTCATGGCGACGCCGGAGGCACGCCTGCATGACGATTATCGCCGCCGCGTCGTCGGGGCTGCCGTCTCCGACACCATCGTGGTCGGGCGCGGCTTCGGCATGATCCGCGTGCTGCGCAACCGCTTCGCCGAGGCGATGGCGGCAGCCGAGCGCGCCGGGCGTCCCGACGAGGAACGGCGCGAGCTGTTCCAGCGCTCGTCGCTGAAGCTCGCCGCCTTCGACGGCGACATCGAGGACGGCAAGGTCGAGGCCGGGCAGAGCGCCGGGCTGGTCGACGACATCGTCCCCGCCGGCGAGCTCGTGGCGCGGATCGCCGGGGAATATCAGGCGACGCTGGCGCGGCTCCCTGCAGCTCAAGCCATTCGCGAGCCCGCCTTGCAGCCTTCGTGA
- a CDS encoding RidA family protein produces the protein MTTLQHNPASIAPPARNLYSHGVETRGPGRQLFIAGQVGVRPDGSIPEAFDDQVRQMMDNIGAVLASASMGFDDIVKITAYCRSAEEIIGYAGIRNGYFSAKPPATTAFVVGGLANPAWLIEADAIAFKAD, from the coding sequence ATGACCACGCTCCAGCACAACCCGGCCTCGATCGCGCCACCCGCCCGCAACCTCTATTCGCATGGGGTCGAGACCCGAGGCCCCGGCCGCCAGCTTTTCATCGCTGGCCAGGTCGGTGTCCGGCCAGACGGCTCGATCCCCGAAGCCTTCGACGACCAGGTCCGCCAGATGATGGACAATATCGGCGCCGTTCTCGCCTCGGCGAGCATGGGCTTCGACGACATCGTCAAGATCACCGCCTATTGCCGCAGCGCCGAGGAGATCATCGGCTATGCCGGCATCCGCAACGGTTACTTCTCCGCCAAGCCGCCCGCGACGACGGCCTTCGTGGTCGGCGGCCTCGCCAATCCCGCCTGGCTGATCGAGGCCGACGCCATCGCCTTCAAGGCGGACTGA